The sequence GCAACACGCCGAACAACATTTGTACTTCATTGTCGTCCAGGCTTGACGTAGGCTCGTCCAGAATCAATACTTTTGCGGAAATACTGAGAGCGCGCGATATCGCGACCATTTGCTGTACCGCCAGCGAGTAGCGCGACAGTGGCGCGGTGACGTCGATCTCGACCTGTAATTCGGCTAATAATTTTTGTGCGTTTTGCTTCATCGTTGGCCAGTCGATAAAACCGTTGTGCATTGGATAGCGACCGATAAATATATTTTCGGCGACAGTCAGGTTCAGGCATAGATTGACTTCCTGATAGACGGTACTGATGCCAAGGTTTTGCGCTTCGAGGGTGGAGCGCGGTTGCACCGATCGACCGTGCAACAGAATGCGTCCTTGATCGGGTTTATAGACACCGGTCAATATTTTGATCAGGGTTGATTTGCCGGCACCATTCTGGCCCATCAATGTATGCACTTCCCCGGGGAATAACAGCAGTCCAACGTCGGTCAAGGCTTTAACGCCGGGGAACGCTTTGTAAATGCCGCTGAGTTCTAACACCGGTTTTGCGCGTAGCGCCGAATCGGATGAGGGTGTAGCCTGCGGCGTGGTCGTTGATGTCACCATGGGTGGATAAGACTTCCCGGAAAATATCTCACTGCCGCACCGCAATAAAAATAACGAAGGATGCGGGAAGTGGGATGAGATGCATTAACCATATAGCGCAATAGCGGCTGTAACAAGTTGCCGTCGCTTCAAGGATAGACCGAATCGAGAGTCAACGATAACCAATAACAGGTTACGATTTCCGCTGCTGATCCTGGCCGCCTGCGTCGGGCGAGGTACTACATGTGCTGGCGATAAGCCAGATGCGCGTTAGTCCTCTTTAACCCGATCGATTGCACTTCATCTTGCCTAAATGCGGACCGTTAATATTTACGGTTCGGAAACTCTTTAGCAGCGACTTCTGCAGGGAACACGCCTTCTATGGTGGTGATCCGTTTCGGCACCGTTTTACCGGCGACGATGTCTTTGGCCACTTGCATCAATTGCGGTCCGAGCAATGGACTACATTCAACGGTGACGTTTAATTTGCCGGCCATCATGGCTTCGAATGCGCCTTTTACGCCATCCACGGAAATGATCAGAATGTCTTTGCCTGGTTTCAGGCCAGCTTCTTCGATTGCCTGAATTGCGCCAATTGCCATGTCGTCGTTATGGGCGTAGAGAACGTTGATCTTCTTACCTTCCGCTTTTAGAAAAGCTTCCATCACTTCCTTGCCTTTGGCACGGGTGAAATCTCCGGTTTGCGAGCGGATGATTTTGAGCCGTGGATTGCTGGCGATTTCTTGCTCGAAACCAGCTTTGCGATCAATCGCCGGGGCAGAACCTACCGTGCCTTGCAATTCAACGATATTAATGTCTCCAGCTGGCATGGTTTTAGCGCGCTCTAACAACCAGCGACCGGCGCGGTGTCCTTCTTCTACAAAGTCGGAACCAATGAAGGTGACATAGAGAGATTTATCAGTGACGTTGACGGCGCGATCGGTCAGGATAACGGGAATTTTTGCGCTTTTGGCTTCTTTCAGCACAGTGTCCCAGCCGGATTCAACCACCGGAGAGAATGCGATCACATCAACCTTCTGCGCAATGTAGGAGCGAATGGCTTTGATCTGATTCTCTTGTTTTTGTTGCGCGTCCGAGAATTTCAGTGTGACCCCCGCTTTGCTGGCGGCATCTTTAATAGACGCCGTGTTGGCGCTGCGCCATTCACTTTCAGCACCTACCTGTGCAAAACCCAGGACTAGTGGTTTGTCGGCGAATGCATTCGAGGCAGCCGCGAATCCTAGTCCCAAAAATAGCGCGGACGTAAGTAATTTTTTGCTTGTCAATTTCATTTGTCTTCTCCTTGGAGCTGGTTTAACACATTGGTTGCGGTACTCGCGGCGCAGGTGACACTTGTGGCGCCGCTGTTTTGTTTTACTGATTTATCCGCAACGCTTCACCTTCTAATTGGCCTGGTAACACTTGGCCTGGACCTGAATCGCTGTTCTGAATTTCCGGTACCACTGCATATCCTAGGGGAAAGATTGATGTTTATCCAATGAATTTTTTGTGCTGATCGATATGCATTTAGGTATTGAGCGCAAAGCACAAGATTAAATAGACATTTATTTTGCGCGATTGGGATGACGCTAATGTTCCGTCGAAATTATTCATTGATGAAGATACGAAATTAGCGCTAAGATAATCCGATAATTCAAACACTAAAATATCCATTCAATAAGCGATATGATAAAAACGAGACTGTCACAGCCGTTAACATCCGTGCGGATGATTGAGCTGCAATCGGCAACACAACGCCTGCAAGTTCTGCCTACCCTGGGCGGAAGTATTGCAGCATGGGACTGGAAATTGGGTCAGCAATGGAGTCCATTGTTGCGGCAATGGGATGGCAAATCAAAGGATCGGTACGCCATGGCATGTTTTCCATTGGTGCCCTGGTCAAATCGGATTACCGAGGGTGGCTTTATGCATCAGGGACAGCATTATCCTGTGCTTGAAAATCGGCCGGGCGAACCTTATCCGATACACGGTGACGGTTGGTTGCAAAAATGGCGGGTTGCCAGCCACACTTCCGACACCATTCAACTGACCCTGAAATCAAATCGCTTTGATGGCAATCCGCATAGTTATCGCTGTAGTCAGACGTTAACCTTATCGGACAATGGCCTGTCGATAACGCTAGCCGTTACGCATTTGGGTACCGAGTCGCTGCCATATGGCTTGGGATTGCACCCTTACTTTCCACGGAACGCGGAAACCCGTTTCAGCTCCCGCGCCGAAGGGGTCTGGCTTTCAGGGCACGATCCTATTCCTACGGCGCACACAAGGTGCTTTCCGCAGACGTGGAACTACAACCAACCAGCGCCGCTGGAAGGACCAATGATTGATAACTGCTTTTCTGGTTGGGACGGAAAGGCGTTGATCAGCTACCCTGACCGGGGGCTGCAACTATCAATGACGATGGATAACTGTAGCAGTTATAGTTTGATGTATCGTCCGCCGGGCCATGATTATTTTTGCTTCGAACCGATCACCCATCCGATTGACGCATTCCATATTTCGGGAAAGCCAGGTCTGGTGACACTGGCCCGTGGCCAAACCCTCTTAATGAAAACGCACTTTCGGGTCAGCGCAATGTAAGTGTGCTGTTGATGTTGAGCTGAAACCCGGCTGAACCAGAGACCAGGCGCGCCTGGCTGCCAATTGGTAGCGTCACTTTGTCGCGGATGTGGCCGAACGGTAAACCGGTCAGTATTGGGACAGAAATCTGTGATCGTAAATAGGTTAGCATCGCATCAAAGTCGTAGCCGTTGTCATGCTCTGCCAAGCGATAGTTTGCAAAATCACCTAGTACGATTGCTTGTTGCTGCGCCAGGACTCCCGCATAGTGCAGTTGCAACATCATGCGCTCAATGCGATAAGGATGTTCCCCGATATCCTCAAGGAACAAGATGCCCCCGTCGATCTGTGGAAAATAGGCTGTGCCGACCAAGTGATTGAGCATCGCCAGATTTCCGCCCCACAAAGTACCCGTGACGTCCACGTCTGGATTACCGACCGTCTCAACGTCGAGGGTCTGCTCTGTCTGGCGCAAGCTTTGCCAGAAATGCGACATGGTGAATGCGCTTAATGTGAGATCGCCAAAATCGCTGCACAGCATCGGTCCGGCAAAACTTTGCATTCCGGTTTGCGCCAGCAGCGCGAAACTAAACGCATTAAAATCACTGTGACCGACGAAAAGCTTTTTGCTGGCTGCGATCCGTTCAAAATCCAATAATGGTAGCAGCCGCGACATGCCATAACTGCCACGGACTGCCATGACAATCTGCACTTGTGGATTGTCGATCGCGGCGTAGATCTGTGCAACCCGCACTGGCTCGGTGCCACCAAAGCGCTGATACTTTTCCGTGCTGTCGTAGTAGTTGTAGACCACGCAGCCTTGCTGTTGAAGGGCCAGAATGCCGCGCCCAAGCGCTTGATCGTCGAGCGGATATCCGCCGGGGGCGATCAGTGCGACGCCGATTTTTTTGGCAAATACCGGGAGTACGACGGGTTCCAGATCGACTGACAAATCGGGCGCTTCTTGATCCATGTGCATATCCTGACTCTTCAATAACTGACGGCAATTTACAATAATTCAGGTTGTTTTTTTTGGGCCAGACGACGTTCGGAAAAAAACTGTTTCAATAGTGTGCCACATTCATCGGCTAATACGCCACCGCTTAAGGCGGTGTGATGATTGAGTTTTTCTTGCTCGAACACGTTGATGACGGAACCACTGGCACCGGTCTTTGGGTCACTTGCGCCATAAATAACGCGTGCCAGACGTGCGTGCATCATCGCCCCGGCGCACATCATGCAGGGCTCAAGGGTGACATACAGTTCACAACCGGGGAGGCGATAGTTGCCAAGCAGGATCGCTGCGGCGCGTAACGCCATTATTTCGGCATGCGCTGTTGGATCATGGTTGCCGATCGGCTGATTGAACCCGCAGGCGATAACAATGCCATCTTTGACTACGACCGCGCCCACCGGCACTTCGCCGAGCGCCCAGGCGTTGTGTGCTTGTGCCATGGCTTGCCGCATGAAGATGGCATCGGTTGCAGCTGTTTCCTGTGGCTGAGTAAGATGGTCCATACGGTGAGATTGATCCGAGCAACTAATAATGATGACTATGTGAAAAATCCTGCAATGGCTGCAATTGCTGCTTTTTTGCCATTGTGCCGGGAGCGATTAAGCGCCAGACGAACCGTATTCACGCTCTTCGGAAATCTCGGCCCAGCAATTTGGGGTCTCATGCAATACCAGTTTTTGCAAATGCAAGCCGGTGCCGTAGTGATCTTTATACGCCGCTTTGAGGATGTCATAGGCGGTACGGGCAAGATTTTCGACAGTCGGAATACGATCGATGACGACGGTCTTATGGTCCGGCAAGGTTGCTAGAAAATCGCGCACTGCGGTATCTTTTTCATACACAATAAATGCATGGTCCCAGACGTCCACCAGATGCTGTTTCGCCAGCGTTTTGATGTCTGAAAAATCCATAATCATGCCGTTATCGGAACTTCCCTCGACTTCGATGACGGCACCGACTAACGTAATTTCAAGCGTGTAACGATGTCCATGCAAATTGCGGCATTGGCTTTTGTGATCGGGGATGCGATGACCTGCATCGAATTCCAGCTTGCGGGTAATGGTTAACATAGTTGATTCTCAATAAATCTTTATAGATACTGATCAAATACTTGATCGGAAACCGGACAAAAAAGGTCAAACCCGTCGTGCTTCAACCAGTTTGTTGAGCAGGCTTTGACAACAAATTTAGACAACAGATTTAGGCAACAGGCCTGGCAACACAATCATCAGGGAATCTGCAACAGTTTGTGCGTCTGCAAGCTCAGTTTCCACTTTGGGTTACGTTTGCAGGTTTCAATTGCACGATGCAGATTATCCGCCAACAATGGGCCGTCCATGGCCTGTAAATAGAAATGATCGAAATCAAGGGTTTCATATGATGCCAACGATTGACCAGGTTGCGGAATTACGACCTTCAGTTCATTGCCTTTGCGCACTTTAAGCACTGACCCCATTTTCGGACTGACACAGATCCAGTCCACCCCGGCTGGCACATCGATGGTGCCGTTGGTTTCTATCGCAATCTCAAACCCGCACGCGTGCATGCTGTCGATTAATGCGGTATCCAATTGTAGAAGGGGTTCGCCGCCTGTGAAGACGACAAACTTGGACTGGGCGTAAGTCTCTGGCCACAACGCGTTGATCGTGCCAGCCAGCGCTTCTGCGCTCTTGAACTTGCCGCCGCCCTCACCGTCTGTGCCCACAAAATCGGTGTCACAAAATTGGCAGATGGCTTTGCTACGATCTTCCTCGCGTCCGGTCCACAAATTGCAACCACTGAAGCGACAAAATACCGCGGGACGACCGGCATGGGTGCCTTCGCCTTGAAGTGTGTAGAAAATTTCTTTAATGCTGTAGGTCACGGTGCTTCTCGCAAATAACTGAAGTGAAACTGGAATGAATACTTAATACTGATGTTGGTCTAATGATTGGCGACCAGTCGAACCGCATTTGAAGCCGAAATCGCGCGCAGGAATAGCGGGATACAGTGGTATGGCAGCCACAGCGTTCAATCCCGTGTACCGACGAAACCGCTGAGCTGCAACCAATGCTGCTGAGAATAGAATCGGAAGTTGATCGGATTAAAGACCAACCTAAAACGCTGCTATTTAGTTCAGACCGTCATTTTAACTTACAAAATGGCGTTCGTTCGGATCGCCGGCCCTGTAAGGGTGCGTGAGGCGTTGCCAAATATCAACATCAACATTAATTGACAATAAATCATCGCCCGACTCCCATATCAGGAATAATCGCCGGAGCGCGGCAAATTCTTTCACCCGGCTTATAATATTTCATGCTTACCCCATGCCCCGCCAAAGCGCTAGCTGACGTCGAACTGTGGGAGGAATTTCATCCTGCCGTCTCGACGTGGTTTCTTGGCACTTTTAAGTGCCCTACGGAAGCGCAGCAACTTGCGTGGCCGTTAATTCGTAGCGGCCGTGCGACCCTGGTCGCGGCACCTACAGGATCGGGCAAAACGCTGACCGCTTTTTTGGCTGCCATCGACGCGCTGGTGAAGGAAAGCCTCAGGTGCGAAGGCAACTTGCCGGACGTGACGTCGGTGATCTATGTTTCACCATTGAAGGCGTTATCCAACGACATCCGCATCAATCTCGAGGCACCGTTAGAAGGAATCACCCGCGAACTCACCCGCATGGGGTTGCCTGATCCCTGTATTCGCACGGCCGTGCGCACCGGCGATACGACCTCCTCCGAACGACTGGCGATGCGCAAACGGGCGCCACATATTTTGGTGACTACGCCGGAATCGTTGTACGTACTGCTTTGTTCGGACAGTGGTCGGGCAATGCTGGCTGGCACCCGCACTATCATCATTGATGAAATTCATGCGGTGGCGGGCAGCAAGCGCGGTAGCCATCTGGCGCTCAGTCTGGAACGGCTGGATGCATTATGCGAGCAGCGCCCGACGCGGATTGGTTTGTCGGCGACACAAAAACCGCTGGATGCCGTTGCGCGGTTTCTGGTCGGCCGCTCTGTGGCAGATGATCGCAGCTACAGCAACGACTGCGCTATTGTTGACGTGGGTCACATTCGTCGACGCGATCTGGCGATTGAATTGCCACCGATACCACTCGAAGCTGTGATGTCGAATGACGTGTGGGAACTGGTGTATAACCGCATGGCGGAGCTGGTGACGCTACACCGTACAACATTGGTATTCGTTAATACCCGCCGTATGGCAGAACGCGTGGCGCGCCATTTGGCCGAGCGCCTCGGGACTGCTGCAGTTGCCGCGCATCACGGCAGTCTCGCCAAGGAATACCGTCTGGATGCCGAACAGCGGCTTAAGCGCGGTGACCTGCGCGTATTGATTGCCACCGCTTCGCTGGAACTTGGTATCGATATAGGCGATGTCGACTTGGTGTGTCAGGTGGGGTCACCGCGCAGCATCGCTGCTTTATTACAACGTGTCGGACGTTCCGGTCACCAGGTTGGCGGCATGCCCAAAGGCCGATTGTTTCCTTCATCCCGCGATGACTTAATCGAGTGTGCCGCACTGCTGGATTGCATCAGACGCGACGAGCTGGACGCCATCCGCATCCCCCGCGCACCGCTCGACGTTTTGGCCCAGCAGATTGTGGCTGAAGTCGCCTGTCAGGAATGGACCGAAGAGGCGTTATTTGCGATGATCCGACGCGCTGAGCCTTACGCAGAAATGGCGCGTTCAGAATATGACGCAATCTTGCGCATGCTGACTGAAGGCTATACGGGCCGAAACGGGGTAAGGGGTGCTTATTTGCATCGCGACACGGTCGCTGGAACGCTGCGCGGGCGCAGAGGTGCCAAGTTGACGGCCGTAACTTCCGGCGGCACCATTCCTGACAATGCGGATTACACCGTGTTGCTGGAACCGCAGGGACATCCTATCGGAACGGTCAATGAAGATTTTGCCGTCGAAAGCATCGCGGGCGATATTTTTCAACTCGGGAATACGTCCTATCGGATCTTGAAGGTGGAAACCGGACGGGTACGCGTGGAGGACGCCCACGGTGCACCGCCGAGTATTCCATTTTGGCTTGGAGAAGCGCCCGGCAGAAGCGACGAACTTTCGGCTGGGGTAGCCCGCCTGCGCGCCGAAATTGATCGGTTACTGTCCGTCACCGTCGGACTTCCGCGCCTTCGGGTTGCGCACGCCAAATCAGCCACGGTTGACCTTGCCACAACTGACCATTCCGCGCTTGAGCATTCCTCCCCAAGCGCAGAAAGTCCGGCTCTGTCAGCCGCCATCGACTGGCTGATGAATGAAGTTGGCCTTGACGATGCGGCTGCACGTCAGATTGTGCATTATCTTGCACCCGCCCGCGCCGCATTGGGTTCGCTGCCGACGCAGGACACACTAGTGATGGAACGCTTTTTTGATGCGTCGGAAGGCATGCAACTGGTGTTGCACACGCCTTTTGGCAGCCGCATCAATCGCGCTTGGGGGCTGGCGCTGCGCAAGCGCTTTTGTCGGACCTTTAATTTTGAATTACAGGCTGCCGCTACAGAAGACGCTATCGTTTTATCGCTATCGACCAGCCATAGTTTCGCTCTCGATGAAGTCTGGCGCTATTTAAAGTCCGGTAATGCAGAGCAGGTTTTGATTCAGGCACTGCTCGACGCGCCACTATTTAACGTGCGCTGGCGCTGGAACGCGACGGTTGCATTGGCGTTGCCGCGGTATAGCGGTGGCCGCAAGGTCGCGCCCCAGTTACAGCGGATGAAAAGCGATGACCTGTTAGCATCAGTTTTTCCCGATCAGGCCGCTTGCCTTGAGAACGTGGTTGGCGAACGCGAACTGCCTCATCATCCGTTGGTAGCGCAAACCATTGACGATTGTCTGCATGAGGCGATGGATTGTGACGGCTGGGTGGCGCTGCTGCGGCGTATCGAGCAAGGAGAAATAACACTGATCACCCGCGATCTGCCGACGCCGTCGCCGCTCGCCATGGAGATACTGAATGCCAAGCCTTATGCTTTTCTTGACGATGCGCCATTAGAAGAACGCCGCACCCAGGCTGTGCAAAGTCGTCGATGGACTGATCCCACTTCGGTCGATGATATCAGTGCACTGGACCCCGACGCCATCGCCAGCGTCGGTGAAGAAGCGTGGCCCCGCGTGCGCGATAGCGACGAGATGCATGAGGCGTTGGTGAGCCTGTCGTTCGTGACCCAAACCGAGGCCAGCCGATATGAAGGCTGGCAAGAGTGGCTGGACACCCTGGCGGGTAGCGGCCGCGCCACCCGCATGGCGATTTACCCTGATCTGACTGACGGCATCTGGGTTCCTCTGGAACGGTTGGCTTGCCTTCGGGCCGCTTACCCGGAAGCGGTTGCCACACCGGTGCTGGAGCAACGGCAAAATAAGCATATCGATTGGGATGCTGATGGTAATCGTGAGTGGGAACGCGATGATGCGATAGTAGAAATCCTCCGGGCGCGGCTTTCTGGATTTGGCCCAAAGGTGGTATCAGCGCTGTCGCAGATTTTTGACTTGCCTGAGGCGACGCTGACCGTCGCGCTCATTCGGCTTGAAATAGAAGGTTATGTCATGCGCGGGCACTTTACACCCGGCACGGTCGCGGAAGAATGGTGTGAACGGCATTTGTTGGCGCGCATCCATCGTTACACCATCAAGCGCTTGCGGCGTGAAATAGAACCGGTGGAACGTCAGGACTTTATGCGCTTTCTATTTGACTGGCAACATTTGACCCTTGATACGCAATTAAAGGGCCAAAACGCATTGACCACCATTATCACGCAACTAGAAGGATTTGAAGCAGCCGCTGCTGCCTGGGAAAGCGCAATCCTGCCGGCACGTCTTGAAGAGTACTCCTCTCAGTGGCTGGATGATCTGTGTCGCGGCGGCAAAGTGGTGTGGACCCGGATCGCCGCACCGATGCGTGCTGGTGGCGGACCGTTGCGCAGCACCCCGATTGTGCTTCTGCCGCGCCGTAATTTGTCACTCTGGGGTGCGCTTAACAACGTCGTTGGGCAGTCCGAGACCTCCGCAAAGGCGCAACGCGTACACGCTGCGCTAATACGCCACGGCGCAATGTTCTTCGATGAACTACTTACCGATACGCGCTTGCTGCCGACCGAGCTAGAGAACGCTTTAGGCGAACTGGTCTCGGCCGGTTTGATCAATGCCGACAGCTTTGCAGGGCTGCGCGCGCTGCTGGTCCCGGCAGCTAAACGCGCTGCGCACGGGCGACGCCGTCAACGTGGCTGGCCAGTGACCACGATGGATGAAGCCGGACGTTGGGCATCAGTGCGGCGCGAGACGGCAGATAGCATCATTGAGGCGGTGCCAGCAGCCGTCCCTGCCAGAAAACCACGCACCGACCCGTTGGTGCTGGAGCATATTGCCATGGTGTTGCTACGCCGCTACGGTGTGGTGTTCTGGCGATTGCTCGAACGGGAAGCCGCCTGGCTGCCACCATGGCGCGACTTGCTGCCGGTTTTTCACCGCCTGGAAGCCCGGGGCGAACTTCGCGGGGGACGGTTTGTGGCGGGATTATCGGGAGAACAATTTGCTCTCCCGGAAGCGATCCCGTTGCTGCGAGAAATACGCCGGCGCGCCTATGACGGCGGTCTGGTATGTATCTCCGGGGTTGATCCCCTCAACCTCTGCGGAACCATGCTGCCGGGTGAAAAAGTTCCTGCTTTAAATGGGAACCGGGTGCTGTTTCGGGATGGAGTGCCAATCGCAACGATCATTGCCGGCACCGCCCGCTATCTGATCGCGTTGGCACCGCTCGATCAGGAACCCGCACGGGCGGCGCTGACCGTTCGGCGCTAGGTTTAACATCCACCCAAAGCGCTTGACCAAAAAAAACCCGCATGTCCTTGCGGATGCGGGTTAATCCAAACCTTAGAAGGAGTTGGAGGAGACGGATTGACTATAACGCGCACTATTCAATGCACAATGCGTCTTTACAAACTCTTACAACCGCGACACATCGGCTAGACGGAAATCGTCAATGCCCTCTCCGCCGCCGTATCCGATCAAGAAATTTGCGCGTGACTTGTTCCAACCGGTTGAGGTTGAGTTTTATTGACTTTTGGCTGCGTTCCTCCGCTCATTTTCATCCGGGACGAGACAATTACCGAAATCAGACAACCACCGGCGAGATAAGCCGCTACAGCATGCCATGTGCCGTCTACGCCGAGCAGCGCCGTCGCAATGAAGGGCGTGAAGCCGCCGCACACTACGCTGGCAAATTGATAGCCAACACCGGCGCCGCTGTACCGATATTCGGCACCGAAAAATTGGGTGAACAAAGGCTGCTG is a genomic window of Glaciimonas sp. PAMC28666 containing:
- a CDS encoding ABC transporter substrate-binding protein produces the protein MKLTSKKLLTSALFLGLGFAAASNAFADKPLVLGFAQVGAESEWRSANTASIKDAASKAGVTLKFSDAQQKQENQIKAIRSYIAQKVDVIAFSPVVESGWDTVLKEAKSAKIPVILTDRAVNVTDKSLYVTFIGSDFVEEGHRAGRWLLERAKTMPAGDINIVELQGTVGSAPAIDRKAGFEQEIASNPRLKIIRSQTGDFTRAKGKEVMEAFLKAEGKKINVLYAHNDDMAIGAIQAIEEAGLKPGKDILIISVDGVKGAFEAMMAGKLNVTVECSPLLGPQLMQVAKDIVAGKTVPKRITTIEGVFPAEVAAKEFPNRKY
- a CDS encoding aldose 1-epimerase, producing MIKTRLSQPLTSVRMIELQSATQRLQVLPTLGGSIAAWDWKLGQQWSPLLRQWDGKSKDRYAMACFPLVPWSNRITEGGFMHQGQHYPVLENRPGEPYPIHGDGWLQKWRVASHTSDTIQLTLKSNRFDGNPHSYRCSQTLTLSDNGLSITLAVTHLGTESLPYGLGLHPYFPRNAETRFSSRAEGVWLSGHDPIPTAHTRCFPQTWNYNQPAPLEGPMIDNCFSGWDGKALISYPDRGLQLSMTMDNCSSYSLMYRPPGHDYFCFEPITHPIDAFHISGKPGLVTLARGQTLLMKTHFRVSAM
- the ldcA gene encoding muramoyltetrapeptide carboxypeptidase, with protein sequence MDQEAPDLSVDLEPVVLPVFAKKIGVALIAPGGYPLDDQALGRGILALQQQGCVVYNYYDSTEKYQRFGGTEPVRVAQIYAAIDNPQVQIVMAVRGSYGMSRLLPLLDFERIAASKKLFVGHSDFNAFSFALLAQTGMQSFAGPMLCSDFGDLTLSAFTMSHFWQSLRQTEQTLDVETVGNPDVDVTGTLWGGNLAMLNHLVGTAYFPQIDGGILFLEDIGEHPYRIERMMLQLHYAGVLAQQQAIVLGDFANYRLAEHDNGYDFDAMLTYLRSQISVPILTGLPFGHIRDKVTLPIGSQARLVSGSAGFQLNINSTLTLR
- the tadA gene encoding tRNA adenosine(34) deaminase TadA, whose product is MDHLTQPQETAATDAIFMRQAMAQAHNAWALGEVPVGAVVVKDGIVIACGFNQPIGNHDPTAHAEIMALRAAAILLGNYRLPGCELYVTLEPCMMCAGAMMHARLARVIYGASDPKTGASGSVINVFEQEKLNHHTALSGGVLADECGTLLKQFFSERRLAQKKQPELL
- the queD gene encoding 6-carboxytetrahydropterin synthase QueD — encoded protein: MLTITRKLEFDAGHRIPDHKSQCRNLHGHRYTLEITLVGAVIEVEGSSDNGMIMDFSDIKTLAKQHLVDVWDHAFIVYEKDTAVRDFLATLPDHKTVVIDRIPTVENLARTAYDILKAAYKDHYGTGLHLQKLVLHETPNCWAEISEEREYGSSGA
- the queE gene encoding 7-carboxy-7-deazaguanine synthase: MTYSIKEIFYTLQGEGTHAGRPAVFCRFSGCNLWTGREEDRSKAICQFCDTDFVGTDGEGGGKFKSAEALAGTINALWPETYAQSKFVVFTGGEPLLQLDTALIDSMHACGFEIAIETNGTIDVPAGVDWICVSPKMGSVLKVRKGNELKVVIPQPGQSLASYETLDFDHFYLQAMDGPLLADNLHRAIETCKRNPKWKLSLQTHKLLQIP
- a CDS encoding DEAD/DEAH box helicase — encoded protein: MLTPCPAKALADVELWEEFHPAVSTWFLGTFKCPTEAQQLAWPLIRSGRATLVAAPTGSGKTLTAFLAAIDALVKESLRCEGNLPDVTSVIYVSPLKALSNDIRINLEAPLEGITRELTRMGLPDPCIRTAVRTGDTTSSERLAMRKRAPHILVTTPESLYVLLCSDSGRAMLAGTRTIIIDEIHAVAGSKRGSHLALSLERLDALCEQRPTRIGLSATQKPLDAVARFLVGRSVADDRSYSNDCAIVDVGHIRRRDLAIELPPIPLEAVMSNDVWELVYNRMAELVTLHRTTLVFVNTRRMAERVARHLAERLGTAAVAAHHGSLAKEYRLDAEQRLKRGDLRVLIATASLELGIDIGDVDLVCQVGSPRSIAALLQRVGRSGHQVGGMPKGRLFPSSRDDLIECAALLDCIRRDELDAIRIPRAPLDVLAQQIVAEVACQEWTEEALFAMIRRAEPYAEMARSEYDAILRMLTEGYTGRNGVRGAYLHRDTVAGTLRGRRGAKLTAVTSGGTIPDNADYTVLLEPQGHPIGTVNEDFAVESIAGDIFQLGNTSYRILKVETGRVRVEDAHGAPPSIPFWLGEAPGRSDELSAGVARLRAEIDRLLSVTVGLPRLRVAHAKSATVDLATTDHSALEHSSPSAESPALSAAIDWLMNEVGLDDAAARQIVHYLAPARAALGSLPTQDTLVMERFFDASEGMQLVLHTPFGSRINRAWGLALRKRFCRTFNFELQAAATEDAIVLSLSTSHSFALDEVWRYLKSGNAEQVLIQALLDAPLFNVRWRWNATVALALPRYSGGRKVAPQLQRMKSDDLLASVFPDQAACLENVVGERELPHHPLVAQTIDDCLHEAMDCDGWVALLRRIEQGEITLITRDLPTPSPLAMEILNAKPYAFLDDAPLEERRTQAVQSRRWTDPTSVDDISALDPDAIASVGEEAWPRVRDSDEMHEALVSLSFVTQTEASRYEGWQEWLDTLAGSGRATRMAIYPDLTDGIWVPLERLACLRAAYPEAVATPVLEQRQNKHIDWDADGNREWERDDAIVEILRARLSGFGPKVVSALSQIFDLPEATLTVALIRLEIEGYVMRGHFTPGTVAEEWCERHLLARIHRYTIKRLRREIEPVERQDFMRFLFDWQHLTLDTQLKGQNALTTIITQLEGFEAAAAAWESAILPARLEEYSSQWLDDLCRGGKVVWTRIAAPMRAGGGPLRSTPIVLLPRRNLSLWGALNNVVGQSETSAKAQRVHAALIRHGAMFFDELLTDTRLLPTELENALGELVSAGLINADSFAGLRALLVPAAKRAAHGRRRQRGWPVTTMDEAGRWASVRRETADSIIEAVPAAVPARKPRTDPLVLEHIAMVLLRRYGVVFWRLLEREAAWLPPWRDLLPVFHRLEARGELRGGRFVAGLSGEQFALPEAIPLLREIRRRAYDGGLVCISGVDPLNLCGTMLPGEKVPALNGNRVLFRDGVPIATIIAGTARYLIALAPLDQEPARAALTVRR